Proteins found in one Mytilus edulis chromosome 2, xbMytEdul2.2, whole genome shotgun sequence genomic segment:
- the LOC139512411 gene encoding neutrophil cytosol factor 2-like: MAFLETVRCWNEGVVAFQEDRYKDSLLSFNSILEPSARIQFNIACVLKGLSRENDCIVHLGEAIKKDPHLAVAFYHRAVQYLKLKKYGEALDDLDRAEQSLRGSSFIKYSQLGLNFTLYKFEIQFNRAVCFARQGDIRTAVHMLIDAGKIAEEEVHSRISVKTIQDLTLVKQEGYKGNLPSSFNEFEVPGECLFQPPKDMVANLGRKEYVAKSKVIARYGDGKIPVETDEKVIKGSVRGHSNSTSNIETGEKPNYRSLAPRTPPLPRRPLPPQPSELRTSRSMGSIVEELKKEEASSQSWQFSKNNELTNALNAQFKNKNMPSKPPPKPSHTPSRPPRRPPPPGSTSCPRNISPSTNSNFDSPPLPVKATTKTLPSQNLSQSPTKSGSNGSTRNIPPPPSYKPPPPPPSFRAPPPPLKQNNLPPLPPKKRT; the protein is encoded by the exons ATGGCATTTTTGGAGACAGTTCGTTGTTGGAACGAAGGCGTTGTTGCTTTCCAAGAGGACCGATACAAGGACTCCCTACTTAGTTTTAACAGCATACTTGAGCCGAGTGCTCGTATCCAGTTCAATATCGCCTGTGTATTGAAAGGACTTAGCAGAGAGAATGATTGTATTGTG caCCTAGGAGAAGCAATAAAAAAGGATCCTCATTTAGCTGTGGCTTTTTATCATAGAGCAGTGCAGTACCTTAAATTAAAAAA ataCGGTGAGGCACTTGATGATTTAGATAGAGCAGAACAAAGTTTACGTGGATCTTCTTTTATAAAGTATAGTCAGCTTGGATTGAATTTCACTTTATATAAATTTGAG ATACAGTTTAACAGAGCAGTATGTTTTGCCAGGCAAGGAGATATAAGAACTGCTGTACATATGTTAATAGATGCTGGCAAGATAGCAGAAGAAGAAGTCCATAGCAGAATCAGTGTGAAAACTATACAGGACTTGACACTAGTTAAACAGGAAGGTTATAAG ggaaATCTTCCGAgttcatttaatgaatttgaAGTACCAGGTGAATGTTTATTTCAACCACCAAAAGATATGGTAGCAAATTTAGGAAGAAAGGAATATGTAGCCAAATCAAAG GTTATTGCTAGGTATGGAGATGGTAAAATTCCTGTGGAAACCGATGAAAAG gtCATTAAAGGATCCGTGAGAGGACATTCTAATTCCACCTCTAATATTGAAACTGGAGAAAAACCAAATTATCGTTCACTAGCACCTAGAACACCACCTCTGCCACGACGGCCACTGCCACCACAACCTTCAGAATTGCGGACATCAAGGTCAATGGGAAGCATAGTTGAAGAATTAAAGAAAGAGGAAGCATCAAGTCAGAGCTGGCAATTTTCCAAAAACAATGAACTCACAAATGCACTTAATGCtcagtttaaaaacaaaaatatgcctTCGAAACCTCCTCCTAAGCCCTCTCATACTCCATCAAGACCCCCAAGAAGACCTCCTCCTCCTGGTTCAACATCCTGTCCCCGTAACATAAGTCCAtcaacaaattcaaattttgattcaCCTCCATTACCAGTCAAAGCTACAACCAAAACATTACCATCACAAAATCTGTCCCAATCCCCTACCAAATCTGGTTCCAATGGTTCAACTCGTAACATTCCTCCCCCTCCTTCTTACAAACCTCCTCCTCCACCACCCTCTTTTAGAGCCCCACCCCCTCCattgaaacaaaataatttgCCACCTTTACCCCCAAAAAAGAGAACTTag